A single region of the Neisseria zoodegmatis genome encodes:
- a CDS encoding TonB-dependent receptor domain-containing protein has product MLFDAIQPSRYVLGLGYDAPSGKWGVNGMMTYSKAKNPDELQTVCKTSYLVHNESATKKATKPWYVFDVSGYVNLKDKMTLRAGIYNLANRRYSQWENVRQSAMGAVNQQTKVENYARYAAPGRNVTVSMEMKF; this is encoded by the coding sequence ATGTTGTTTGATGCCATCCAACCTTCCCGCTATGTATTGGGCTTGGGCTACGATGCGCCGAGCGGCAAATGGGGCGTAAACGGCATGATGACGTATTCCAAAGCCAAAAACCCCGACGAGTTGCAAACCGTATGTAAAACCAGCTACCTCGTCCACAACGAATCCGCCACCAAGAAAGCCACCAAACCTTGGTATGTTTTCGATGTCAGCGGTTATGTGAACCTGAAAGACAAAATGACTTTGCGCGCCGGTATCTACAATTTGGCCAACCGCCGTTACAGCCAATGGGAAAACGTGCGCCAATCGGCCATGGGTGCGGTAAACCAACAAACCAAAGTGGAAAACTACGCACGCTACGCCGCGCCGGGCAGAAACGTAACGGTTTCGATGGAGATGAAGTTCTAA
- the lpxB gene encoding lipid-A-disaccharide synthase — protein MNPPTPANRPITIALCVGEASGDLLGAHLMDAIKQRCPQARFIGIGGPRMLARGFESLYEQEKLAVRGFAEVIKRLPEILSIRKGLVRDMKKIRPDVFVGIDAPDFNLGVAEKLKKAGIPTVHYVSPSVWAWRRERVNTIIHQVNRVLCLFPMEPELYREAGGKAEFVGHPMAQTMPLDADQQAARRQMKIESWETVFCLMPGSRVSEIDYMAPIFFRTAKLLMQRYPSVRFLLPVATVATRRRLLQILEQPEFKALPIQLMSAHADLACTAADVVLVTSGTATLEVALCKRPMVISYKISPLTYAYVKRKIKVPHVGLPNILLGKGAVPELLQHDAEPEKLAAAVAEWYESPQDVAALKQDFHDLHLLLKKDTAALAAKAVLAEAGVPFGESA, from the coding sequence ATGAACCCACCCACCCCAGCCAACCGCCCCATCACCATTGCCCTGTGCGTAGGCGAAGCATCGGGCGACCTGCTCGGCGCACACCTGATGGACGCCATCAAACAACGCTGCCCGCAAGCGCGTTTTATCGGCATCGGCGGCCCGCGTATGCTTGCCCGAGGGTTTGAAAGCCTATACGAACAAGAAAAACTGGCGGTGCGCGGCTTTGCCGAAGTAATCAAACGACTGCCCGAAATCTTAAGCATCCGCAAAGGCTTGGTGCGCGACATGAAAAAAATCCGCCCAGACGTGTTTGTAGGCATAGACGCGCCCGATTTCAACCTCGGCGTGGCCGAAAAACTCAAAAAAGCCGGCATTCCCACCGTGCATTACGTCAGCCCGTCGGTATGGGCGTGGCGGCGCGAACGGGTCAACACCATCATCCATCAAGTCAACCGCGTCTTGTGCCTGTTTCCGATGGAGCCGGAGCTTTACCGCGAAGCCGGCGGGAAAGCCGAGTTTGTCGGCCATCCCATGGCGCAAACCATGCCGCTCGATGCCGACCAGCAGGCCGCACGCCGGCAGATGAAAATCGAAAGCTGGGAAACCGTGTTCTGCCTGATGCCCGGCAGCCGCGTGAGCGAAATCGACTACATGGCGCCGATTTTCTTCCGCACGGCCAAGCTGCTGATGCAACGCTATCCGAGCGTGCGTTTCCTGCTGCCCGTCGCCACCGTCGCCACCCGACGGCGCTTATTGCAGATTCTCGAACAACCCGAATTCAAGGCTTTGCCGATACAGCTTATGTCCGCACACGCCGACTTGGCCTGTACCGCCGCCGACGTCGTGCTGGTAACCAGCGGCACGGCCACGCTGGAAGTGGCTTTGTGCAAACGGCCGATGGTCATCAGCTACAAAATCTCCCCGCTCACATATGCCTATGTGAAACGCAAAATCAAAGTCCCCCACGTCGGCCTGCCCAATATCCTGCTGGGCAAAGGCGCCGTACCGGAACTGCTGCAACACGATGCCGAGCCGGAAAAACTCGCCGCCGCCGTCGCCGAATGGTACGAATCGCCCCAAGACGTTGCCGCGCTGAAACAGGATTTTCACGACTTGCATTTGCTGCTGAAAAAAGACACCGCGGCGCTGGCTGCAAAAGCGGTCTTGGCCGAAGCAGGCGTGCCGTTTGGAGAATCGGCTTAA